CGATCCGCCGTCGAACCCGTCGCTCGCGCCGTTCACGACTCGAGTGCAACCCCGATCTTCCTCGGCGGCGATAACTCGCTGACAGTGCCCAACGTCCGCCCGCTGCTGGAGCGTGGCGACGCCGTCGGCGTCATCAACCTCGACGCCCACCTCGACGTTCGTCACGTCCACGACGGCCCGACCAGCGGGACGCCGTACAGGGAGCTACTCGAGTCCGGCCTGGACACCTACACCTGCGTCGGCGCGCGCCACTTCGAGACGTCGACGGCGTACGCCTCGTTCCTCGAGGGGCAGGGCGGCGAGATTGTCACAGCAGCGTCGGTCGGCTCGGATCTCGACGGCGCAGTCAGCCGGGTACTCGAGTCCGTTGCGGACGTCGATACGGTCTATCTCAGTATCGACTGCGACGTGCTCGATGCGGTCCACGCACCGGGGGTGAGCGCGCCGACGCCCGGCGGGCTAACTACCCGCGAACTGTTCGAACTGGTTCGGCGGGTTGCGAGCCACGACACCGACCGCCTCGCGGGCGTCGAAATCGTCGAATGTGCGCCGCCGCTGGACGAGGGTCAACGAACGGTGACTGCGGCAGCCAGAACAGTTGCACACGCGCTTGTGGGACTGGTGCAGGCATCCGGAGGTGAACTCCGATGACCGCCGCCGACGCCGTCATCTACGGTGCGTCGGAACTCGTGGTGGGGCCGGCCGCAGGTACAGCTGAGGGCTCCCACCCCGGCGCTGACGGATCGCCGGCCGACCCGGATGCTGTACTCGAACGGATCGAAGACGGCGCAGTCGCGATCGCGGACGGCAAAATCGTCGCCATCGGTCCGACTGACGAAATCGTTGCAGAGTACCCACCGGAAAGCGCAGCCGAGGCGATCGACGCAAGCGGGAAAACGATCCTCCCCGGCTTCGTCGACAGCCACACACACGCCGTCTTCGCCGGCGACCGCTCCGACGAGTTCGCCGCCAAACTCAGGGGCAAACCGTACCAGGACATCCTCGCTGAGGGCGGCGGCATCCTCCGAACCGTCCGGGCGACACGAGCGGCGAGTGATGAGAAGCTACTCGAGTTACTCCTCGAACGTCTCGATACGATGCTCTCGTTCGGCGCGACGACGGTCGAG
This genomic stretch from Natrialba magadii ATCC 43099 harbors:
- the hutG gene encoding formimidoylglutamase, with amino-acid sequence MQTTSSNIEWASRSSDPTDETFGELVEPVATDDLDSVKAVLVGEPFDAAVIGRTGASEGPDAIRDSLAGAKTHHFDAGPCSALQVGDYGNVSLATAETGTPAATDDTELTTIRSAVEPVARAVHDSSATPIFLGGDNSLTVPNVRPLLERGDAVGVINLDAHLDVRHVHDGPTSGTPYRELLESGLDTYTCVGARHFETSTAYASFLEGQGGEIVTAASVGSDLDGAVSRVLESVADVDTVYLSIDCDVLDAVHAPGVSAPTPGGLTTRELFELVRRVASHDTDRLAGVEIVECAPPLDEGQRTVTAAARTVAHALVGLVQASGGELR